The sequence below is a genomic window from Ipomoea triloba cultivar NCNSP0323 chromosome 10, ASM357664v1.
GGGTGAGAGCCAAATATCCTAACCAACTAGACTACAACGGATTGGTATTCACATTATAAAACTTAAATTTCCTGGTTTACAAATGGTGTCAATGGATCAATTATCACCTAAATAAATCATTATCTAATTCTTTTTATAgaattaaaatcaatatataaaaaatattttactaaaactTTTCATTGATATATTTGAAATAACACCTATGTtgatatatttttcaatatatcattttaataatttgtgaTGCACTTTCAGTAGTAGTTTTATGAGCTTGTAGtgattttatgaacatatagctTAGTAAAGATTTTATGAACTTCTCATagttatttaatgaatttataatagtgattttttttgaacttgCAATAGTAACTTTATGAACTTGCAACATTGACTTTATGGATATATAGTtgtaattttatggaaaatctATTTAATCATACcatataaatttcatttatttaatttattccaaAATTATTAGTTCATATAATTAcattcctttttaaaaaaaattataaaaagaaataatatgctaataattaattatgataTTCAACAAATTATATCTTTTCTCCACCAACTACCATATGTAGTATGATGGAATGGTGGAACCATGTTACCATTCCAAGTGGGTGGTCACCGTTACTGCTAAGGTATTGGGCTCGGGAAAGAGAAGTTGTGGCCAGAGGTTCCTGAGCCGGTAGTAATAGCGTGAGAATTACCCCAAAAGTCTCCCCAACAAGCATTTAGcggggtatttatagggagtCTCAAAGAACACATGCTGAGAGGCCAACATGTGTGCCACATGCCCTATATGCACTCGGTAATCTTGTCGGCTAAGGAGAAACGGGCAAGTGTAATAAGATATCTGATTGGTTGTTAACTATCGGGATCAGTTTGGATGCCAAGTATACATGCTCGGGGTAGCCAACAAGCAATAAGGTCGGAACCAAGCACAAAAATGCTAGGATAACGGCTCGATAAACCTCTAGGTCGGTTCGACCAAGTGCTGAACTCTGGTCGGTTCAAGTTGGGAAATGGCCCAAGCTTCGAGGCATTTCGTATCCGACCAGGTCCCTGATACGAAAGGGTCCATAGGTAGGGGTATATCTCTATCATAAGTATATTACCAAAAATTGAacttttattacatttttaatgaatattcagtatactaaaaatgaacatttgtTTGTGGTCCACATTGTATGGTCCATAGTGTAATTTGCCTCATAATAATTTATAGGTTAATAAAAAGTGTTAACAAACAACGGAATAGACATATTCCCGCTCTAGGTATATTTTATGAATCAAACATGTTGTTAATGCCTTGAATTGATTGGTTAAATCTGTCACAATCATTGCCTGTTTGGTGTCTCTTTTATATTTCCCATGTCACCCTTATAACTTaacattttattcctttttttttcttctcaaaaggttgaatccccaacctcaAGGGCCCCACGCTCCGACCCGACAGAgcatttgggaggatgtaaatcatggtaactcggCTGAACACAAATGCTAGACCTTTGGTTATTACGTACGAGGAGTCCCCTCATATTACGTACAAGGagtcccctcactttgagaggttgttcCCACACTttcgctggtgagactcgatccttGGTGTGCAGTGTTTCTAACGAATTTCTTCGCATGAGAGATTAAAATTAGTCTTAAAtgtgactctgttacaatgcagatCTGTTAAAAACTACCTTCCCGCACAAATTCAATACTGCCTTCTCTAGgttcgaacccacaacctcctaTATGAAGAGAGCAACTTGGTGCAACTAGATCACTAAGGTACTTAACAACTCACCTatttaattgataattgatttgGCAATTCCTACTTATTTTAAGAGCCAAAAAGTggaattaattctaaaattaaGTGTAAAATTGGTTAATGCAATAACCCTGTTTATACATTGTAAAATATGCACTCTCGTTATCTTTAAACTGTTATGAGAAAACTAGTAATTgtatcattgattttatttataaaaaaaattaggaaaaaataataatttttttcaactaCACATCATAAAATTTTCGCACTATTTATGTGAATGAACATTTTACACAAAAGTAGGATGCAATCACAGAGAAAGATCAGCAGCCATCATTAACAGATAACAAATGGCCTGAAATAGATGAAGAAACTGAGTGGTCTAGACCCATCATTAATTTTCTCAGacatcattatttatttattaatgtgaTTATTCGTCCTTGCTTGACTAGGATTCCAGATTAAACAAATGACATCCTAACAATTTCAATCAACTTACCTAAGACATTCCCATTCTCGTGTTCGATttggtttctttaatttaaatttaatcaaTTGACCGCCTAAGGGTTTGAGTGAGTTACTATTTGCAAATTCAGTTGGTGTTGTTTGGCCGATATTAATGTAAAATCACGTTTGTGTTAAGCATTCAATAATCAATTTTTACATGTAGTTGAGACAGATCACGCCTACAATTTAGTACTATTATATAAACAAGAGATGTCCATCTTTCTTGTTGCCTATCataattaatgattaatcaATAGCCTGCATGTTGAGATTCCAACTCCCATCTTACTCTTAAATATTCGATATTAATTTGACAATGATttaacaataaattttttttcttggccACAAAAAGCAAAATTTCTCACTCCGAGAGCTCCCACACCCTAACTCGACAAGAGAGCTCGTGCTTGGTGCTCATTGTGACTCACACTGTGAATGCTAGGTTTAATCACGCATACTTGCCCACAATCTACCACCCATGACCTAACTAAGTTCCTCGTGCAAACTAGATTTTTTCTCTGCACGAGTGCTTGATAGTCCAAAACAatcttttttaaattgttaatatGAATCGAATCTACTGCCtatagttgaccggctcaaattaagaaagttAACAGACAACTCCCACGAAAAGCGAAACTTAGAACAAGCCAACAATCCAATAGACTATTTTCACATTGCTTTTTCTATTGTGCATTGAACTTGCAAGGAAATGAGTTGATGGTAGACCGAGCTGATTTTGTGGCCTTTAGATTTTGCCCTAGTGTGAAGTATCAATCTCTCACCAGTCACAACTTGTCCACAACTACCATCTTCAAGAACACCAACCATCCAAAAAAGTCCaaaaaagttgcaaataaacAACATTTTCTTACTTTCACAAATCAACTCTAGTATAATAACTTAGTACACATTGCAAATTGAGATATAACTCAATTAGTTGACTAATCCAAAGAAGATTAATTAGCCCCGATTTGCTAGCGGCCACGAGATGTAGGGTTCAATTCCTACCAGGACTAGGTATAAAATGGTCAATTGACTAATCCAAAGAAGAGTTAATAGCTCTGCTTCACTGGCAGCCACGGGATGCAAGGTTCAGCTATGAAATTCACCATATTGTGAACACCAGTGTACAAGCAACTGTAGACCAAGATTTCTGATGATGTTTTAGACCAGATACTAGATGCTGATTAACTGACAATTAAGGAAACAAAAACACTGATGTTACTATAGGACATATTCTTAATCAGTTCTATACAACTACAATGTTTCTTGTCTGCATCTATCAGGGGAAAATGTGGATACAGGAAAAGAATCATACTtcatttaaatttctttttgtttttgtttgataCAATAAGACAACATACAGTTATAATGTTCTAACTTAATATCTACGACGCCATAATTATAATCTCTTTGCATTAACTATAATAGCCAGAAGATGTGCCTTAAATGCTACGACATCAGAATCATTTTTCGTTTCCAGATTCAAGAGGGCAAATGAGAAAAAGCTGAGATTTTAGTCCACAAACAAGTTTGTGCTGTGCTGTCCACATCAAAAGGTTGTTGCTATAAAGATACTTTAGTTGTTTTGTGGTTAAAAATGGCAACTTGGAGGTAGAAAACATCAAGTAAACAATGCCCTTTTCTAACCTTAAATTTGTCCATCCTAAGACCTAAGTGACAAGCAAATCATACTAAATAAGGGCAGACACACTCCTTTCTGTGATTCTGTCTCGCTAATTTAGTAATTTCCCAAGTAAAGATCAAGAACTCAAATATTCGGTAGTACCCAAATGGCCAAATCTGTCATTTACCTGTTTCCTATAATAATTGGAGAATAATAAGCTAGAAAAGCACAAAGACGGTGCATTCAGTTATTGTATGAGAACAAACAAACAAGACAGTGAAAAGAGCACATGAAAAATCCTACTGAATGGAACCTCCTACCAATAATGTCCAAAGGATGCCCCATAAGACAGACACCAACTTGTGTGTAATTTGTTTGGACATTAGAGtaataattgaagaaacaatTTTGGACTAAAAAAGGAGATATCAATGTGAAAGTGGATGGACTAGAAGATATTATACCTGCAATTCCACTGCTGCAATTATTTATGATTCCGAGATGAAACAGCTTCGACTGCCAAGCTCTGGACTTAAGTGCCTCGGTTTTCGACTCTGTTCAGAGAGCAGTAGGTGTAAAGTTAAACTATACTAAAAAACAATGACTATCGTACCTTAAAGTCATGTTAATATGCAGCTCTTTGGCGCTACCTTACTTGGGGTCGGGGAAGTGCTATGTGAACCATGGTGGGAAGACAAATAATTTCCGGAGAAAAAAAgtttaatcattcaaaacatATTTCGGTATCTAAATTCTGACATGCACTTATTGGAATAATCACCCATTGACAACCATAGGTGGGCTCAGATGAGATATTCCACTTCAATTGCAGTTTGAATGCAGCTCTCTAAAGAAGGGTTGCCTCAAAGCACCCCGACTAACGTGTCAATTCATGCAAACTCAAAGAACACGCCCACACGGGCTTAGCTCATTAGTTCAGTAAGCACTATTTAGGACAAGAGACCAATGTTCAAAACTCAGTAGAGGCAGTGTAGAGATTATGCCCAAAGTGGGCAGATCCCTTATGCGCACTGGCATTTGGCCCTGTCTGTTGAGCCACTGAGTTACCGCGGTTTATATCCTCCCAAATGTTCTGTCGAGCCGGGGTGTGGGGGGgcccttggggttggggattcaaccttttgggacaAAAAAGAACACCTCAAAGGCTCAAAGAAAAAGAGATAACACTGCACATCTTCCCTGTTCCATCCACTCGTTTTGTCCCTTTCTCAATAGGCATACTCCATCATGACCTCCAGAGGAAAAAGGAAtgactattatattttttctatgcAGATACTCACCGTACTCCCTCCCAATAGCCGACTTCTTCTCAATTCCCCAAGAGGCCAAACAAGTGTGCATTTGAGGTTTGGTACCTGAAAAGACAATAATGGCCACAATGGAGAAACAGAAGTTGATTATCAATTATTTACTCACCGAGGGAAGCTAAACTATCACATTGTTGATGAAGTTTGACTCTTTTGATATGCTTATACCAAGCTGTTTGGCTATTTGCATTGACCGGGTAGCCTTTAGCAATCTGGAAGCTTATTAATTTCTATATAGAAGTCATCAAGAAAAAATTAACCATCACACACAAGCTGTACAAGTCTATTAGGTGTTAATGTTGGCTCTTTTAGACCTATCAAACGCAATTTCCAGCAACTTCCCGACTTGCAAGCATGCAGGCCTGATCCAGTTGCACCAAGCAAAATCACCAGCAAGTTTTTCTTTACAAACAGTGTTATGTGCATAGTGATTCAGTTGAACAATGCACCGTATCAAAGCAATctattttctacaatcagtttaGATAGAAGCAATACTGCCAATACTGGTTATCAGTACAATTACTTATCCTGCCATAAAATGACAAGTCTAAATGATCCTGTAATGGATTTGGTAGCAGAAAAAGTTGGCTGCTTGACCAAGTAGTAATGTGAACGAGAAATTAGGATCGGACTACTCTAAGCAACTTGTAAAGAAGCAAGCTTTGGTAAAAAGGTGTATTCATTCCTTGATTGTTCGTATAGCCTACTTAAACGGGAAGTAGTGAGTACAAGACAAAGTAACATCAGCAACATAATCAACACAACTGCGAGTGAaaagaagggaaaaagaaaTATACAATAGCACCAAGTAAGAGCAAAAGGGGGAGAAAAGAGTATAACCTTTTCTCTTCCTTCCCCCTCTATTCAATATCCGAAGGTAAATGTGAAGTGTCAGCAGCTGCAGCATCTTCTAGCATTAGGTTCTGTAGCCCGGGCTTCAATTCTCTCTTGCAGAACTCTTCGAACTCCATTTTATCCCCCGCCTTCTTCTTCACCTCCACAACTCTCAAAGACGGGGTTAGTTCAAATATCTCGGCAGCAATTGTGAGTGGCCCTTTCGCGCCCTCCTTAGTCCCCTCCAGACTAACCCTGCAATCCTTCTTCCTCACCGTAAAGCTCACAACTTTCGCAATCTCTTCCAACTTATTTATGATCCTATACACAGGCGCCCCCGAAACAAACCTCTCCCCATCTCCCCCCTCCTCGAACAACCCCGACAGATCAAAACCACGCGAAAACGAGATGATATCAAAGGCATTCAAGCTAGCAGGCCTAGGCAAACCGCCTATCCTCCTCCTGCTCTCGATCTCGGATTCTGACTCGGACAAATCAGAGGAATAATCAATTCCATCATCAATCACATTGCACAACTTATCATCCTCAATATAAAACTTCACATGCTTGAACCCTTTCTTGAACCATCTGTTATTCATTATCTCAGAGATGGTTATCCTTGTATCAGGATTGGTATCAAGTAATCGAGTTAGGAATCGAGTTAATTCGGGGGAAAACCATCTAGGGCACCTAAATTCCCCCTTGTAAATCTTCTTATACATAGCCATAACGTTCTGATCATGAAAGGGTAAATACCCAGCCATTAACACAAATAGAATAACCCCACAAGACCAAATATCTACCTTAGCCGCATCATACCCTTTTCTTGCTAAGACTTCCGGGGCAACATAAGCCGGCGTGCCGCAAAAAGTGTGGAACAGTCCATCCTGCTTTATCTGCTCCGATATAGCGCTCAACCCGAAATCCGAAACCTTGACATTCCCGTCCTCGTCGAGGAGGATGTTTTCCGGCTTCAAATCGCGGTGGAAGACGCCGCGCGCGTGGCAGAACGCCACCGCGGAAATCAGCTGCTGGAAGTACTTGCGGGCGTCGTCTTCCTTGAGGCGCCCCTTGGCGACCTTGTTGAACAGCTCCCCGCCCTTCACGTACTCCATCACGAAGAAAATCTTGGACTTGGTGGCCATCACCTCGTACAGCTGGACGATGTTTGGGTGGCGCACCCGCCGGAGAATCGAGACCTCGCGCTTCACGTGGGCAGTCAACCCCACTCGCAGGATCTTCTCCTTGTCAATCACCTTAATCGCCACGCTCTCGTTGGTCTTGATGTTCCTGGCGTGGTACACCTTCGCGAACGTCCCGTGCCCCAGGAGCTTCCCGACTTCGTACCGATCCAGTATAAGCCCTCCGGGGTATTCTTTCTTGCTCGAGCTTCTTGCCGCAGTAGAGGTCGCGACTGCGGCGGCCATGGGTGCACAGCTAACTTTGATTGCTagaaataaacacaaaaatagaTGTATTTGGGAGAATTCCAAGTAGTTTACAGCATCAGATAGCTGCGGTGTTTGTGGTGTAAACTCTCTGGACTGAATTATTGTGTTTGCCTTTTCCAACACctaatataatacggagtatatgaatTTCCGCGGATACGAGAGACACCTATGAGGCACGGCatgacccatatatatatatatatatattactagttTTTCAGGCGTATTGCGCGAATAAGATATTGtccaatgtttattattaaataagtatttctaattacatcaatacaagattatataggaaatgtccatgcatatgtaattgaatgttgaatttgtttatttaaattggtaattcaaaatttatttatgcaaGATactatatgagagattgattaaataaatgtttgtaattttgtaaaaatgttaATCTAAagacttagtctaaaaatgatagtataaataaatatactacttttttgtttgaatttctctaagcatttttaattctctttcgggtagcattgtcattgtctttatcttcagtattttttttaaatttatttattggtatttggtaatgtgtcatgtgcaattgagttattgtagtAGCATAGAGAGCAGCGTCATGTattgagattatgatgtaggaaatTGTGGATTTGTCCGAGTACTAATGTTGCAATATGTCtagtttcatcaacagtttctACATTCATTTTGCagatgtttattttgaagttcatatttttggaattagtatgaatgaatgtactacttgattttgtgtgtgcatgtgtgtgtgtgtgtgttttttttttttttgttgatttgatactaattTTGGAGTATCCACTACTGCATTTTCATCATAATGCATgtagttaaatagtttgtcactttgtgcataaacatttttaaacaatggctacatcctatataccaattatttttgttgtcaaaattgatgttgattttgtctttaattcaAACAGGTTGACTATAGAAAATGaagtgaattgtaaatttattttagttctaaatatttaaagaaggcataataagtattttacatacaagattaatgaatgctgcaatattagttatttttcaaatcttctttctttttctgaatttgaaagattgatttcAACAATGTTATAGTCTCAGCATGTTTTTAATACAAAGTGTGTCACGATGTTCTATTGCCCTATATTGACATTTTTCACGATGTTCTATTGCcctatattgacattttttaataatgagttttaaattaatctattgggttatttgaatgtctttcTTTATTAACAAATCCTCCCTAAATAGTTAATATGATCCAaactgtttttctttttaaattatttccatggtattaacataatacttggtaaataaatatataacattattttttagtataactttgatatttaattacaagatataactttgatatttaggGCATGTCTGGTTATTGGCAGATCCGTCAACTTCGACGTTTTGACCAAGGTCAAAACAACGAAGAAAACGTTTGGTTAGCCAGTGATTTGGAGCAGCGAATTACTCCAAACCGCTGGAATCTCAAACGCTGCTAAGAGCAGCGTTTGAGCTTGGcgttttgaagaaaatataattttccccAAAAAGCTCCTACttctaataattatattaaaaaaataactaaactGAGAAGCCTTTAAGGCTTCATTAATGAGAGTCTTTCGGCTTCTCAAACCTCAAAGAAATGCATGCATTCAATTTTGAAAGAGGGGCTCAAGTGCTCCTCTTACATAGAGGAGCAGTTGTGCTCCTCTTTCAAATGTTTTCGATGTGGGatctttctttcattttttttctttttatttttttgttatatatatatatttttgttttgtttattataattataattattataattattattattattattgtggttgttgttgtggtgattattgttgtaattgttattataaattttattttattattacataataatgataaaaaaataataataatattattattattattatgaatgtccttttaggtcattttacatgtcaatcgCTAATATAaatagctaattttaccaaacatctttttttacaaaccgctaatacaatccactGGTCAAACTTGCAAATACAATCCGCtgtttgataaccgctaacacaatccgctaccaCTAAAttctaaccgctgataaccaaacaagcccttaattacaagatagtgtaaaaagaaaacaatgaacaatgtagtgaatataattaaataataaatttgaaggtaaggaatctttgcattgtagaaaatatagataaTTTAACTATTGAAATTATATCCCTAttcaaattttttgataatgaataattttttttgaataatgacATTGTAGgcatcaaattataaattaaagaaatacatatatattattttttgagcaaattgccattttggtccactgactatagggtcctgttaattgtagtccatgacttttaaaactgttaattgcataccatgactattcaagttttatcaattttggtcactctgACCAAATTGCTAGACAATTGTCGCcggaagttaaaataatgagggtattttagtcatttcacatatttcttttcttctccggcgaaccaATTTTTCTAACTTCTTTTCCGACGGACCAGACAACCATGGATTTGTGTACAAAGCTTAAATTAAAGCATGGTCTCTCTTCTACTCCGACAATGGCGTTGCACTGAGCTTGTTAGGAGGAGGATTAAAGCGAGAGGAAAGCTTCGCTGATGAACCAGGTAGCTACGTCGACGCATCCGAAAGCCTTGAAAATGGGAGTAAAGGCGCTCTTATTTCCTGGAACGGTAGCTGCCATTGCAGCTTCATGTACTGTGATTTTCACTACTCCCTACCTAATACTTCTCTTCCaccaaaaatatgatttttatgttGTTTATTTCTTTGTTCTTTGTTCTTCATGTACTGCCATTGCAGTAAAGGAGTCGTCTTGCCGGAATTGCAGGTAAGTATAATCTGTAATAGTTTACGTTGGTATCGTTGAGAGATCTTAGATCTCGCCTTCTTACAGGTCCACAATATGAGCACTacgagaagaaaaaaaagagttcgccggagaagacaaagagttcgccggagaagatgaagaattcgccggagaagaagaaatatgggtgaaatgactaaaatactcttgctattttaacttttaaaattttccggcgaaatttggccggcaatttggccagagtgaccaaaattaataaaaattgaatagtcatggtatgcaattaacagttttgaaagtcgtggactgcaattaacaggacctCTATAATCAGTGGatcaaaatggcaatttgctcttatttttttaataagagtaatagagtgtatgtggtacttacttttgaataatatactctaacatattcgtagtatatgttcaacaattatgccaactttgattgggattgaggttcgaacctaagaccttacttatataaattaatgggtaagttaaaattTATGCCAACTTtaattgggatgaggttcgaacctaagaccttacttattgaaattaatgggtaagttaaaagttaacggaatgttatcggaaaagagaatatttaacagaaaatttaACAGATAATCATATAGTTAActaattaggaaatctcaagaaaaaatataaatctaaacaatctgaaccatccatttgatttaataatttaaccGTCATTTTTttacccattataggcctaactttcttttgactcttattaatatagtaaataaataaatatatatatatatatagaactgCGAACAAATCGCAGcacgccacgtgtccggaatgtagttgcacttaacgttataactaggtacatataacgttataactaggtgcactcagatacataaatgttaacaagctaaattacttgcacttgtaagtgaaaatatgtgcacaagtacaagtaaaatgtattacaggtgcaaataaattgtatactgagtatcaatactaagtgcacctaatgttataattaggtgcacgtAGATTGCACcaaggtgcatgaatattaacaaggtaaattacttatacttgtaagtgaaaataggtgcgaaaataggtgcacaagtgcaagtaaaatatattgcagatgcaagtaaaatgtattacagaaagtaaaatgtattacagcaagtaaaatgtattacaggtgcaagtgaattgtacactgagcatcaatattaagtacacctaatgttataactaggtgcacctaatgttataattaggtgcacctaggttgcacccaggtgcatgaatattaacaaggtaaattacttgcacttgtaagtgaaaataggtgcacttgtaagtgaaactaatGCACTTATAACCCAATTACCTACACCAAACTtcgagttatttatgaaaatgcaaccgtgttgtttttttattaaattacatatgatttgttgatctggacacgtggacgggtgtgaagcgttctcatttccttcttgggcggcagttcgcatgggagcGCGCCTATATATAGGGTGAGTACGGGTTGCTCaggagaaaattaagaaccactCACAGTTATTCATGTGTCCAAATTTAATCAgaaacattgattttttttttaaatgtggtgatattttcgtaaataattgaacatcgaagtgttaaaagtgcaagtaatagTTTCATATAATGCACATAAGTACAAATAAAATGCATTAcaagtgcaacaaataatgtacactgaacattaatactaaatgcacctaacattatcattagttgcacctaacgttatcattaagtgcacctatatgaaagactttattattatgtgcacgaatgttaacaaaataacaCTATTTAGTGAAAAtagttgcacttgtaagtgattttacttgcaaactTACACTAGTtatttgcacttttaacacattttactttcaccaaagtttgagttatttacgaaaatgtcaccattTGATTCTTACTTGCACGTTGAATTTGAACACGTGGACGACTGAGATTGATTGTTAGTTTTTCCTAGGCTCTCGTTCTCTCCTAAAcgcacccatatatatatatatatatatatatatatatatatatatatatatatataattcggaTCAATTGTGAATGAAGactttaggttaaaaaaaatatatggttaAATCTCAGCTATAGATCTAGTCCAAAATCAAAAGTCCAGaatgaaaagaattaaaaaaaaaaatacgcagtgacatttttgtaattttgtataggTAAGTTTTGATGATCTTTGTCAAGTGCACAGTTTGCCTTCTTCGAATGCACATTTTCCTTCTTCGAGTAcatattttcccttttttgaGTGCATTTATTTTGTCTCAGGacataatttttcttttgagtgcacatctttgtgcctttaagtgcaaatatttggcttgcacatttttgtgcctttaAGTGCATAGTTTTGTGTCTTCAAGTGCATAATTATGAGCCAATGTTTACTacatctttttctttctttttaataacatataacgactaaatttttaatgaaatttgtgagattaCAAACGATTTGTAAGTGTAATTGTTTCAATACGCTTAAGTTGAATAACTCCGTTTTTAGAGCAATttcaaccaaaagtagtatctacTACCTAATACCATAGTAACTACAATAAGTATCTAGataattgtttttagaaaagtgcaaacattaattttaatgcaaCTATAAtcaacttctcatatataatcttacattaatatacttttaatatactt
It includes:
- the LOC116032478 gene encoding CBL-interacting serine/threonine-protein kinase 12-like gives rise to the protein MAAAVATSTAARSSSKKEYPGGLILDRYEVGKLLGHGTFAKVYHARNIKTNESVAIKVIDKEKILRVGLTAHVKREVSILRRVRHPNIVQLYEVMATKSKIFFVMEYVKGGELFNKVAKGRLKEDDARKYFQQLISAVAFCHARGVFHRDLKPENILLDEDGNVKVSDFGLSAISEQIKQDGLFHTFCGTPAYVAPEVLARKGYDAAKVDIWSCGVILFVLMAGYLPFHDQNVMAMYKKIYKGEFRCPRWFSPELTRFLTRLLDTNPDTRITISEIMNNRWFKKGFKHVKFYIEDDKLCNVIDDGIDYSSDLSESESEIESRRRIGGLPRPASLNAFDIISFSRGFDLSGLFEEGGDGERFVSGAPVYRIINKLEEIAKVVSFTVRKKDCRVSLEGTKEGAKGPLTIAAEIFELTPSLRVVEVKKKAGDKMEFEEFCKRELKPGLQNLMLEDAAAADTSHLPSDIE